In one window of Tumebacillus algifaecis DNA:
- a CDS encoding MFS transporter codes for MNRKLFLYVNAFSHLGTMMDMIVVNSMIYVLTDGSTMWLSACLGIRVLGGMLSSLYSGVLADRFDRKKLMLFADFARAALILGMIVFPNPTMILIISFLIGFLASFFQVSFNAEVPQIFGEDKVLEVNALIMRLSSIAMVIGFFSSGLVTERFGFSTVLAIDALSFALSGVALMLMKWERTPVKRQEANVQAKGKLASIFEDLGEVKRYLMLKPLLLTVFGVYLVQTAGASGHNVGIPLLAAALDPAAQAKIYGFIWGTWGIGSVVASFLIARRNVVQKHLNGFYYGSTVVAGLGFITFLSSENPWLIFPVVFLVGVSEAVCGTTFSVLMQQCDNHVRGRVFGVSALLNRFGFASGFLLVPLLMDILTMPQTIMVCQGAVITAVIWAVWKSSSHKLKKQPKQTAA; via the coding sequence GTGAATCGAAAACTATTTCTCTACGTCAATGCTTTTTCTCACCTCGGCACGATGATGGACATGATCGTCGTCAACTCGATGATCTATGTGCTCACCGATGGCAGCACGATGTGGCTGTCGGCCTGTCTTGGGATTCGCGTGTTGGGCGGTATGCTCTCCTCGCTCTATTCGGGCGTGCTGGCCGACCGTTTTGACCGCAAGAAGCTGATGCTGTTTGCAGATTTTGCGCGCGCCGCCTTAATCTTGGGGATGATCGTCTTCCCCAATCCGACGATGATCCTGATCATCTCGTTTCTGATCGGGTTTCTCGCTTCTTTCTTCCAAGTTTCATTCAACGCGGAAGTCCCGCAGATTTTCGGTGAAGACAAAGTGCTGGAAGTCAACGCGCTCATCATGCGCTTGAGCTCGATCGCGATGGTCATCGGCTTCTTCTCGTCAGGTCTGGTGACAGAACGCTTTGGCTTTTCTACCGTATTAGCGATTGATGCTTTGTCCTTTGCTCTGTCCGGCGTGGCGCTCATGCTGATGAAATGGGAACGCACTCCGGTCAAGCGGCAGGAGGCAAACGTCCAGGCGAAAGGCAAACTCGCGTCGATCTTCGAAGACCTGGGCGAAGTTAAACGCTACCTGATGTTGAAACCGCTGTTGCTCACCGTCTTTGGCGTGTATTTGGTACAGACGGCAGGTGCGAGCGGGCACAACGTCGGCATTCCGCTGCTCGCCGCTGCGCTCGACCCAGCCGCACAAGCCAAGATCTACGGCTTTATCTGGGGCACATGGGGGATTGGCAGCGTGGTCGCATCCTTTTTGATTGCGCGGCGCAACGTGGTACAAAAGCATCTCAACGGCTTTTACTATGGTTCTACCGTGGTGGCAGGGCTCGGGTTTATCACCTTTTTGTCGAGCGAAAATCCGTGGCTGATCTTTCCCGTCGTCTTTCTGGTCGGCGTGAGCGAAGCGGTGTGCGGCACGACGTTCTCCGTGTTGATGCAGCAATGTGACAACCATGTGCGAGGGCGGGTGTTTGGCGTTTCGGCGCTGCTCAATCGCTTCGGCTTTGCCAGCGGCTTCCTGCTCGTGCCCCTGCTGATGGATATCCTGACCATGCCGCAGACGATCATGGTCTGCCAAGGCGCTGTCATTACCGCAGTGATCTGGGCAGTCTGGAAATCGTCATCGCACAAGTTAAAAAAACAGCCGAAACAAACGGCCGCGTAA
- a CDS encoding ATP-binding protein, translating into MEAALEMYNLSLIALSVLIAWFAAYAVIDLSERVAAARGTARQMWMLAGAAAMGFGVWTMQLIGLLAWVNTTDSYEFSMIGLSMLVSVVTAYGVLMTIKRRRVVTKGGILLGAMLMGVGIMVSNMLGLHGVQAGYSIEYSAIGIGVVLLYVLPVSYLVLSFTFYAPKRKRMGRRPHKVISAVLLGLATTSFHYVSMRSVAAIEELPNLEANAQGDLVLLSFSLGIAAMLIQLLVLLGALYDRRMALHSANMTEQRFRSLFAHNPFFVASFDLDGNVTDVNGAAELLLGYERAELMGRSYQAILNGEMMGAFKRSLQGATPSCDVAIPHRSGRLLNLRVTNVPVIVDGRIVGAYVIAQDITEHKRAEELLHRSDKLSAIGQLAAGIAHEIRNPLTAIKGFTQLLKEKAQRDVEYYDVILSELDRVNLIVDEFLFLSKPQSSKFRPVRLEQLLQLIVTLLEPQAILHDVRIQTRFQPLPEAAIEENQIKQVFINLLKNAIEAMPAGGDLIIELWPDEDDNARVRLIDQGCGITEEQLQKIGDPFFTTKEKGTGLGLMVSFKIIEDHGGRLEIESEIGVGTTIDVLLPLTQQTALKPQVV; encoded by the coding sequence ATGGAAGCGGCGCTCGAAATGTACAATCTGTCTCTGATCGCGCTGTCCGTTCTGATCGCGTGGTTCGCAGCTTATGCGGTGATCGACCTGAGTGAAAGGGTTGCAGCAGCCCGCGGCACAGCGCGCCAGATGTGGATGTTGGCTGGAGCGGCGGCGATGGGCTTTGGTGTATGGACGATGCAATTGATCGGACTGTTGGCCTGGGTGAACACGACCGATTCCTATGAATTTTCGATGATCGGACTGTCGATGCTGGTATCGGTGGTCACCGCCTACGGGGTGCTCATGACCATAAAACGCCGTCGTGTCGTCACGAAAGGAGGCATCCTACTAGGTGCGATGCTGATGGGAGTGGGCATCATGGTCTCCAACATGCTTGGCTTGCACGGCGTGCAGGCTGGCTACAGCATCGAATATTCTGCTATCGGAATCGGTGTTGTGCTGCTCTATGTGTTGCCAGTGTCGTATCTGGTCTTATCGTTTACCTTTTATGCTCCGAAGCGCAAGCGGATGGGCAGACGTCCACACAAAGTCATTTCGGCCGTGCTGCTCGGGCTTGCCACCACTTCGTTTCATTATGTGTCGATGCGCAGCGTGGCCGCCATCGAGGAATTGCCGAATCTGGAAGCGAACGCTCAAGGGGATTTGGTCCTGCTGTCGTTTTCGCTTGGCATCGCGGCCATGCTGATTCAACTGCTCGTCCTGCTCGGAGCTTTGTACGACCGACGAATGGCGTTGCATAGCGCCAACATGACCGAGCAGCGATTTCGCTCGCTCTTCGCACACAACCCGTTCTTCGTCGCCTCGTTCGACCTCGACGGGAATGTGACCGACGTGAACGGGGCGGCCGAACTGCTGCTCGGGTACGAGCGTGCTGAACTGATGGGCAGGTCGTACCAAGCGATTTTGAACGGAGAGATGATGGGCGCGTTCAAGCGCTCACTACAGGGTGCAACACCGAGCTGTGATGTTGCCATTCCTCATCGCAGCGGCAGGCTGCTCAATCTGCGGGTGACCAATGTCCCGGTGATCGTCGATGGACGCATCGTCGGCGCCTATGTGATCGCACAAGACATCACCGAGCACAAGCGCGCGGAAGAACTGTTGCATCGCTCCGACAAGCTGTCTGCCATCGGTCAATTGGCGGCAGGGATCGCGCATGAGATCCGCAATCCGCTGACGGCGATCAAAGGATTCACTCAACTGCTCAAAGAAAAGGCGCAACGCGATGTTGAATATTACGATGTGATTCTCTCCGAACTGGATCGCGTCAACCTGATCGTCGATGAATTTCTGTTTCTTTCCAAGCCGCAGTCTTCCAAATTTCGTCCGGTGCGCCTCGAACAGTTGCTCCAACTGATCGTCACGCTGTTGGAACCACAGGCGATCTTACATGATGTGCGCATCCAGACCCGTTTCCAACCGTTACCAGAGGCTGCGATCGAGGAGAACCAGATCAAGCAGGTCTTTATCAACCTGCTGAAAAATGCGATCGAGGCGATGCCCGCAGGTGGCGACCTGATCATCGAACTGTGGCCCGACGAGGACGACAATGCGCGCGTTCGCCTGATCGACCAAGGATGTGGGATCACAGAGGAGCAGTTGCAAAAGATCGGCGACCCTTTTTTTACAACCAAAGAAAAAGGCACTGGGCTCGGCTTGATGGTCTCGTTCAAAATCATTGAAGATCACGGCGGACGTCTGGAGATCGAAAGCGAGATTGGGGTCGGCACCACGATTGACGTGCTGTTGCCTTTGACCCAGCAAACAGCATTAAAACCGCAGGTCGTATGA
- the dat gene encoding D-amino-acid transaminase, whose protein sequence is MAIGFINGEWIPVDQAVLPIDERGHNFGDGVYEVIRVYQGTPFKMREHLVRLEKSAEAILLTMNYSIDELEALIAEGLAKTGLQEASVYLQVTRGIAKRVHLFPDVPASTTMTIRPATDLPATVREKGVQVTLVEDERWKNCYIKSLNLLPNVVAKQKATDAGFYEAVFVRDGIVLEGSSCNVFLIKDGVLITPPANRFILHGITRATLLEIAKEIGVPMEEKEFGPDELLAADEAFLSSTSMEVLPIVEIDGKQIGAGIPGTISRDLHKNYRAKYQGIGV, encoded by the coding sequence ATGGCGATTGGTTTTATCAATGGAGAGTGGATTCCGGTCGATCAAGCGGTATTGCCGATCGACGAGCGCGGTCATAACTTCGGAGATGGCGTCTATGAAGTGATTCGCGTCTATCAAGGCACGCCTTTTAAGATGCGCGAACATTTGGTTCGCCTAGAAAAAAGTGCGGAAGCGATCCTGCTTACGATGAACTATTCGATCGACGAGTTGGAAGCGTTGATCGCAGAAGGCTTAGCGAAAACTGGTTTGCAGGAAGCGTCCGTCTATCTGCAAGTGACTCGCGGGATCGCCAAGCGTGTGCATCTGTTCCCTGACGTGCCCGCCTCAACGACGATGACGATCCGCCCGGCGACCGACCTCCCCGCTACTGTGCGTGAAAAGGGAGTGCAGGTGACGCTGGTCGAGGATGAGCGCTGGAAAAACTGCTATATCAAATCGCTCAACCTGCTCCCGAACGTGGTGGCGAAACAGAAAGCGACCGATGCCGGTTTTTATGAGGCGGTGTTTGTACGCGACGGCATCGTGTTGGAAGGGTCGAGTTGCAACGTATTTCTGATCAAGGACGGCGTGCTGATCACACCTCCTGCCAATCGCTTCATCTTGCACGGGATCACGCGGGCGACACTACTTGAGATCGCCAAAGAAATCGGTGTGCCTATGGAAGAAAAAGAGTTTGGACCGGATGAACTGTTGGCGGCCGATGAAGCGTTTTTGAGCTCGACCTCCATGGAAGTCCTGCCGATCGTCGAGATCGACGGCAAACAGATCGGCGCAGGCATTCCAGGCACCATCTCGCGTGACCTGCACAAGAACTACCGCGCAAAATATCAAGGGATCGGGGTGTAA
- a CDS encoding EcsC family protein, with product METSDQLHLALQEIEIWEQEQKDLWFWEKLGRLPFVMLDKLTPRFLKEKMGQAIDEMMSYVDTGGSYLIQTDRIVKRFAKIRGESVTQAEIATLPLAAMDEVANELRASRSTFAKWQGASTGIGGIFTLAIDIPMLLGLSLKVLQEMAVSYGYDPNDKAERLFIIKCLQFSSSDIVGKQAILEELAAYSDPAQKSGQMFAQLQGWREVVITLTDNMGWKKLFQLIPIAGILFGAFLNKKTIEDVAETGKMLYKKRRILERLQTNNS from the coding sequence GTGGAAACGAGCGATCAATTGCATCTTGCCCTGCAGGAAATTGAAATTTGGGAACAGGAACAGAAGGATTTGTGGTTCTGGGAAAAGTTGGGCCGCTTGCCTTTTGTCATGTTGGACAAGCTGACCCCGCGCTTTTTGAAAGAAAAAATGGGACAGGCGATCGATGAAATGATGTCCTATGTCGATACGGGTGGGAGTTACCTCATCCAGACGGATCGCATCGTCAAGCGCTTTGCCAAAATACGAGGGGAGTCGGTCACACAAGCGGAGATCGCAACGCTTCCGCTCGCCGCGATGGACGAGGTCGCAAACGAACTGCGCGCGTCTCGCTCCACGTTTGCTAAATGGCAGGGGGCGAGCACGGGGATCGGAGGCATCTTCACCTTGGCGATCGACATCCCGATGCTGCTCGGACTGTCCCTAAAAGTCCTACAGGAGATGGCCGTTTCTTACGGATACGACCCGAATGACAAAGCGGAGCGTCTGTTTATCATCAAGTGCCTGCAATTTTCCTCTTCTGACATCGTCGGTAAACAGGCGATCTTGGAAGAGCTTGCCGCCTATAGCGATCCGGCGCAAAAAAGCGGTCAAATGTTCGCCCAGCTCCAAGGCTGGCGCGAAGTGGTCATCACTTTGACCGACAACATGGGGTGGAAAAAGCTGTTTCAGCTCATCCCGATCGCAGGCATCCTGTTTGGGGCGTTTCTGAACAAAAAAACGATTGAAGACGTCGCCGAAACGGGCAAGATGCTGTATAAGAAACGCAGAATTCTCGAGCGGCTACAAACGAACAACTCCTGA
- a CDS encoding DmpA family aminopeptidase: MRSKIRDYGVVIGSLRPGAGNRITDVPGVQVGHCTLDDGPIKTGVTAILPHGGNLFQDKVLAVAHVINGFGKTTGTIQIEELGTIETPILLTNTLSVGQVSDALIAYMLEQNAEIGVTTGTVNPVVCECNDGYLNDIRGRHVQEQHVRVALSDAGSDFAEGAVGAGTGMSCYGLKGGIGSASRLIELDGNVYTLGVLVLSNFGRQQDFLLQGIPAGAMLDEMQRAEAIDEPDKGSIIFILATDLPLSERQLKRISKRCTVGMTRTGSFIGNGSGDVVIAFTTANRVQHEQSAAVISLQMLNENEIDLAFRATAEASEEAILNSLTAAKTTIGREGHLRKGLSEYLDAIIKQAKSRD; this comes from the coding sequence GTGCGCAGTAAAATTCGTGACTATGGTGTGGTGATCGGTTCTTTGCGCCCTGGTGCGGGAAATCGGATCACCGACGTACCCGGTGTTCAAGTTGGCCACTGTACGCTCGACGACGGGCCGATCAAGACCGGGGTGACAGCCATTTTGCCGCACGGGGGCAATCTGTTTCAAGACAAGGTGCTGGCCGTCGCCCATGTGATCAACGGGTTTGGCAAGACGACAGGGACGATCCAGATCGAGGAACTCGGCACGATCGAAACCCCAATTTTGCTGACGAACACCTTATCGGTCGGTCAGGTGAGCGATGCCCTGATCGCGTACATGCTGGAGCAGAATGCGGAGATCGGTGTGACGACTGGCACGGTCAACCCGGTGGTGTGCGAATGCAACGACGGGTACCTAAATGACATTCGCGGTCGGCATGTGCAGGAACAACACGTCCGCGTTGCCTTGTCTGACGCTGGCTCCGATTTTGCAGAAGGCGCCGTCGGAGCAGGCACTGGCATGAGCTGTTACGGATTGAAGGGCGGTATCGGCTCCGCGTCGCGCCTGATCGAGCTAGACGGAAACGTCTACACCTTGGGGGTGCTGGTGCTGTCCAACTTTGGACGACAGCAAGACTTCCTGTTGCAGGGGATTCCTGCAGGTGCGATGCTCGACGAGATGCAGCGTGCAGAAGCGATCGACGAGCCGGATAAAGGCTCGATCATCTTCATTCTCGCCACCGATTTGCCGCTTTCCGAGCGGCAGTTGAAGCGGATCAGCAAGCGCTGTACAGTAGGCATGACTCGCACCGGGTCGTTTATCGGCAATGGCAGCGGAGATGTGGTGATCGCCTTCACCACCGCAAATCGGGTGCAACATGAGCAGAGCGCCGCGGTGATCTCGTTGCAAATGCTGAACGAAAATGAGATCGACCTGGCGTTTCGCGCCACTGCCGAGGCTTCCGAAGAAGCGATCTTAAATTCGCTGACCGCAGCCAAGACGACGATCGGGCGCGAAGGTCATCTGCGCAAAGGGCTGTCCGAATATCTAGACGCGATAATCAAACAAGCAAAGAGTAGAGACTGA
- a CDS encoding acetyl-CoA hydrolase/transferase family protein, producing the protein MTLIRDYKRKLHTPEQAVRLIESGDDIFIPLCAGQPPALLDALPSHEGLLGNRLYQMLTMRPPLDIAPERLQVVSLFLGSGDRPGFRDGLVDLLPNHFSDLAAQLQQITKNRVLMATVSPMDEDGYFSIGTNADYVSSLIEDAKLILLEVNEKMPRTYGENRIHLSQVSALVEHHVELPVLLEPVITANDEMIGRHIAEIIRDGDNLQIGFGAIPNAVMNFLHGHKNLGIFTEMLPDKVVDLCMAGVINGSNKSIYPGQMTTTFALGSRKLYDFLHENKDVVFLPASWTNDVRIISQVEQLVSINATVEVDFLGQCNSEMVGGRYYSSTGGQADFAQGARMAKDGRGIICLHSTAKNETISKIVPTLYPGSAISNSKNDVDIVVTENGVAKLRGKTIRERTCALISIAHPKFREELTFQARKMGYLL; encoded by the coding sequence ATGACGCTCATTCGTGATTACAAACGCAAACTACACACCCCAGAACAGGCAGTACGGCTGATCGAGTCGGGCGACGATATCTTCATCCCACTCTGTGCAGGTCAACCGCCCGCTTTACTCGACGCACTGCCAAGCCACGAAGGATTGCTCGGCAACCGCCTGTATCAGATGCTGACGATGCGGCCACCGCTCGATATCGCTCCTGAAAGGTTGCAAGTGGTCTCTCTGTTCCTCGGCTCGGGCGATCGCCCTGGCTTTCGCGACGGTCTGGTCGATCTGTTGCCCAACCATTTTTCTGATTTGGCCGCACAGCTTCAGCAGATCACTAAAAACCGTGTGCTGATGGCAACCGTCTCCCCGATGGACGAGGATGGCTATTTTTCCATTGGTACCAATGCCGACTATGTCAGTTCGTTGATCGAGGATGCCAAACTGATCCTGCTCGAAGTGAACGAAAAGATGCCGCGCACCTACGGCGAAAATAGAATCCATCTCTCACAAGTGTCTGCACTAGTTGAACATCATGTAGAACTGCCCGTGCTGCTCGAACCTGTCATCACCGCAAATGATGAAATGATCGGTCGTCATATCGCCGAAATCATACGCGACGGCGACAACCTGCAGATCGGCTTCGGCGCGATTCCCAACGCGGTGATGAATTTCTTGCACGGTCATAAAAACCTTGGCATCTTCACGGAGATGCTGCCCGACAAAGTGGTCGATCTTTGCATGGCTGGCGTCATCAACGGCAGCAACAAAAGCATCTATCCCGGCCAGATGACCACGACGTTCGCCTTGGGCAGCCGCAAGTTGTACGATTTTCTGCATGAGAACAAAGATGTGGTCTTCCTGCCCGCTTCGTGGACGAACGATGTGCGCATCATCTCGCAGGTCGAGCAACTCGTCTCCATCAACGCGACGGTGGAAGTAGACTTCCTCGGCCAGTGCAACTCGGAAATGGTCGGAGGCCGCTATTACTCATCAACCGGCGGTCAGGCCGATTTTGCTCAGGGAGCGCGCATGGCTAAAGATGGGCGCGGCATCATCTGCCTGCACTCCACCGCCAAAAACGAGACCATCTCCAAAATCGTGCCCACCCTGTATCCGGGCTCAGCGATCAGCAATTCCAAAAACGATGTGGACATCGTCGTCACCGAAAATGGTGTCGCCAAGCTTCGAGGCAAGACGATCCGTGAACGCACCTGTGCTTTGATCAGCATCGCCCACCCCAAATTTCGTGAGGAATTGACGTTTCAAGCGCGGAAGATGGGCTATCTGCTCTAA
- a CDS encoding non-ribosomal peptide synthetase, which translates to MTSPGVYLFPLSYAQQRMWFLDKFVQDGAAYNITGAVRMRGHLDQQMLTDSLCAIALRHETLQTSFREVDGELMQVIDPAAGLQVPLIDLSGLPAVAREAEVQKRAREEARTPFDLEKAPLLRTTLLKLDDAEHVLLVTMHHIISDGWSMGVLMGEMRAYYRAFLHGQPDPLPELPIQYADYADWQKEYLASGVLEDQLSYWKQKLAGPLPVLDLPTDFARPAVQTLKGTFQEFQLSKEVVHSIKALSQREGVSIFMTLLSAFNVFLHRNTGQEDLIVGTPIANRTREEIEGLIGFFVNTLAIRTDLTGEPTFREVLGRVRDAAFEAYAHQDVPFERLVEEVSPERDLSRTPLFQVLFVLQNAPGGTAELPGLTLDTVQVDTGTSKFDLSLYLTEQEEGISGTVEYSTDLFQAETVARMMRHFENLLGAIAADPDAQIAALPLLDEEERTELLTAWNDTAVAYREDALIHQLFEEQTARTPDAVAVEFEAQTLSFRELDTRANLLATALQEQGIGAEHIVGVRMERSLEMMVALLGILKAGAAYLPLDPTYPEERLSFMVEDAGVQVVLTKEEVAAIPQQESVVPPTCPATADNAAYVIYTSGSTGKPKGVLVQHRNVVNFFTGMDARIGCGQGDAMAAVTSIGFDISVLELFWTLTRGCKVILLSETAILTGDLKPGATLLQGTPSLMSMLLANPDARKGLQSLEKILLGGEALPPTLAQEIKGELGARLFNMYGPTEATVWASVHEVQDEQGLIPLGGPIANTTLYILDKRLQPVPIGVAGELHIGGANITRGYLGRDELTAERFLPNPFGAGRLYKTGDLAAWRPDGTLKFLGRLDHQVKLRGFRIELGEIETALAQHPSVREAVVTALDNRVLTAYLVPEGEAPDSGELRHFLQEQLPEYMVPSLYLFLEKLPLTPNGKVDRNALPKPEGDRPELGTAYVAPSTDLEKRIAAIWQETLGVEKVGINDNFFELGGQSILIVNVHRRLTELGFQIAVVQLFQYPTVRTLAQFISGSQEESVVEQGKNRADTRQALRERRQSRANRRK; encoded by the coding sequence ATGACATCACCAGGCGTCTACCTGTTCCCGCTGTCCTATGCGCAGCAGCGAATGTGGTTCCTCGATAAATTTGTACAGGATGGGGCGGCCTACAACATCACGGGCGCCGTTCGCATGCGTGGTCATCTGGATCAGCAAATGCTGACCGACTCGCTGTGCGCCATCGCGCTTCGCCATGAAACCTTGCAAACCTCGTTTCGGGAAGTGGATGGAGAACTGATGCAGGTGATCGATCCGGCCGCTGGGCTGCAAGTGCCGCTGATCGACCTGAGCGGTCTCCCAGCTGTAGCGCGTGAAGCGGAGGTGCAAAAACGGGCGCGGGAAGAAGCCCGTACCCCGTTCGATCTGGAAAAAGCGCCTCTGCTTCGCACCACCTTGCTCAAATTGGACGATGCAGAACATGTGCTGTTGGTGACGATGCATCATATTATCTCCGACGGTTGGTCGATGGGCGTGTTGATGGGGGAGATGCGTGCCTACTACCGCGCCTTCCTGCATGGACAACCCGACCCGCTGCCAGAATTGCCGATCCAGTACGCTGATTATGCGGATTGGCAGAAAGAATATCTCGCTTCCGGTGTGCTGGAAGATCAGTTGTCCTACTGGAAGCAAAAGTTGGCCGGGCCGCTCCCCGTGCTCGATCTGCCGACCGATTTTGCCCGTCCTGCTGTGCAGACCTTGAAAGGAACGTTTCAAGAATTCCAACTCAGCAAAGAAGTGGTGCACAGCATCAAAGCGTTGAGCCAGCGTGAAGGCGTCTCCATCTTCATGACACTGCTCTCCGCGTTCAACGTCTTTTTGCACCGCAATACGGGGCAGGAAGATCTGATCGTCGGCACTCCGATCGCCAACCGCACGCGCGAAGAGATCGAAGGGCTGATCGGCTTTTTCGTGAACACGTTGGCGATCCGAACCGATCTCACAGGCGAACCGACTTTCCGCGAGGTGCTGGGGCGGGTACGCGACGCGGCATTCGAAGCGTATGCTCATCAGGATGTGCCGTTTGAACGGCTGGTCGAAGAAGTGTCACCGGAGCGCGATTTGAGCCGGACGCCGTTGTTTCAGGTGCTGTTCGTCTTGCAAAATGCGCCAGGCGGCACTGCTGAGCTGCCCGGTCTGACGCTCGATACGGTGCAGGTAGACACGGGCACATCCAAATTTGATCTGTCGCTCTACCTGACGGAACAGGAGGAAGGCATCAGCGGTACGGTCGAGTACAGCACCGACCTGTTCCAAGCGGAGACGGTGGCGCGGATGATGCGCCATTTCGAAAACTTGCTCGGTGCCATCGCCGCCGACCCTGATGCGCAGATCGCGGCCTTGCCCTTGCTCGATGAGGAGGAGCGGACGGAGCTGCTGACCGCATGGAACGACACAGCCGTTGCATATCGCGAAGACGCCCTGATCCACCAGCTGTTCGAAGAGCAAACGGCGCGCACCCCCGATGCGGTGGCGGTGGAGTTCGAAGCGCAGACGCTGTCTTTCCGCGAACTGGATACTCGGGCCAACCTGCTTGCGACCGCTTTGCAAGAACAGGGCATCGGTGCTGAACACATCGTCGGCGTGCGCATGGAGCGCTCGCTCGAAATGATGGTCGCACTGCTCGGGATTCTGAAAGCGGGCGCTGCCTACCTGCCGCTCGACCCGACCTATCCGGAGGAGCGCCTTTCGTTCATGGTCGAAGATGCTGGCGTACAAGTGGTGCTGACCAAAGAGGAGGTCGCTGCGATTCCTCAGCAAGAGTCGGTCGTACCCCCTACCTGCCCGGCCACTGCTGACAACGCTGCCTATGTCATCTACACGTCAGGCTCGACAGGCAAACCGAAAGGCGTTCTGGTTCAGCATCGCAACGTAGTCAACTTTTTCACTGGCATGGATGCGCGCATCGGATGTGGGCAAGGCGATGCGATGGCGGCGGTGACTTCGATCGGATTTGACATCTCGGTGTTGGAACTGTTCTGGACGCTGACCAGAGGCTGCAAAGTGATTCTGCTCTCGGAGACGGCGATCCTGACGGGTGATTTGAAGCCAGGTGCGACGTTGCTCCAAGGCACGCCGTCGCTGATGAGCATGCTGCTCGCCAACCCTGATGCACGCAAAGGCTTGCAAAGCTTGGAAAAAATCCTGCTTGGCGGCGAAGCGTTGCCGCCCACTTTGGCCCAAGAGATCAAAGGCGAGTTAGGCGCCCGCCTGTTCAACATGTACGGCCCGACCGAAGCGACCGTCTGGGCGTCGGTACATGAAGTTCAAGATGAACAAGGTCTCATCCCGCTCGGCGGTCCGATCGCCAACACGACGCTCTATATCTTGGACAAGCGGTTGCAGCCGGTGCCGATCGGGGTCGCAGGCGAATTGCACATCGGTGGTGCGAACATCACTCGCGGCTATCTCGGCCGCGACGAACTGACTGCCGAACGCTTTCTGCCCAACCCGTTTGGTGCAGGCCGTCTGTACAAGACGGGCGATCTCGCCGCTTGGCGTCCGGACGGCACGCTGAAGTTCCTTGGCCGTCTCGATCATCAAGTCAAGCTGCGCGGTTTCCGCATCGAACTGGGCGAGATCGAAACAGCGCTGGCCCAGCACCCGAGCGTGCGGGAAGCGGTGGTCACCGCTCTCGACAACCGGGTGCTGACCGCTTATCTCGTCCCCGAGGGGGAGGCGCCGGACAGTGGCGAACTGCGCCACTTTTTGCAGGAACAACTGCCCGAGTACATGGTGCCGTCCCTGTATCTCTTTCTTGAGAAACTGCCGCTCACCCCGAATGGCAAAGTGGATCGCAACGCGCTGCCCAAGCCGGAAGGGGATCGCCCCGAACTTGGCACCGCTTATGTGGCGCCCTCGACCGATCTGGAAAAGCGGATCGCAGCGATTTGGCAAGAGACGCTAGGCGTGGAGAAAGTAGGTATCAACGACAACTTCTTCGAACTGGGCGGGCAATCGATTCTGATCGTCAATGTTCACCGCCGCCTGACCGAACTGGGCTTTCAGATCGCTGTCGTGCAACTGTTCCAATACCCGACCGTGCGCACGCTTGCCCAATTTATCTCAGGCAGTCAGGAGGAATCGGTCGTCGAGCAAGGCAAGAATCGTGCGGATACCAGACAAGCTCTTCGCGAAAGGAGACAATCGCGGGCCAATCGGCGAAAATAG